Part of the Geobacter pickeringii genome, GCCACTGCTCCAGCACCAGCCCGGTGTCGCGGGTCAGTTTCCCGCAGTCGAGTACCGAGTAGAGGGGGCGCGGGGCGGGACGGCCGAGCTCTTCGGTGGTCTGGGGACGGACCGTCATGGGGATCCCGGCCTCGGCAAAGATCGCCTCGGCGAAGTCGAACCATGAGCAGAAGCCGCTGTTGGCGGCGTGGTAGGTGCCGCGGCAGTTGTTGTCGATCAGCTCATTGATGGCGAGGGCCAGGTCCACCGTCCAGGTGGGGGAGCCGATCTGGTCGTCCACCACGGCGAGTTCCTTCCGCTCCTTCGCCAGGCGGAGCATCGTCTCGACGAAGTTCTTGCCGCCGAGGCCGTAGAGCCACTGGGTCCGGACGATGAGGTGGTCCGGGTTCGTGCGGGCGTTCTCCTCGCCGAGGAGCTTGGAGCGGCCGTAGACGCTCAGGGGGTTCACCGGATCATCCTCACCGCAGGCGCTCCCCTTCCCGCCGTCGAAGACATAATCGGTGCTCACCTGCACCAGGAGCGCACCGAGCTCCTTCGTCACCGCGGCGAGGTGCCCCACCCCCTCGCCGTTCACCGCCATGGCGAGCTCGACATTCGTCTCGCAGCCGTCCACGTCGGTGTAGGCGGCGGCGTTCACCACCACCCGCGGCTTCAGGGTGAGAAGCACCCGCCGGACCGACTCGGCGGAGGTGATGTCGATCT contains:
- the rfbD gene encoding dTDP-4-dehydrorhamnose reductase — protein: MILVVGAKGMLGQDLMRVLPGDVRGVDIGEIDITSAESVRRVLLTLKPRVVVNAAAYTDVDGCETNVELAMAVNGEGVGHLAAVTKELGALLVQVSTDYVFDGGKGSACGEDDPVNPLSVYGRSKLLGEENARTNPDHLIVRTQWLYGLGGKNFVETMLRLAKERKELAVVDDQIGSPTWTVDLALAINELIDNNCRGTYHAANSGFCSWFDFAEAIFAEAGIPMTVRPQTTEELGRPAPRPLYSVLDCGKLTRDTGLVLEQWREALKSYLAKRREAGMN